TTAGGTCAATTTCTTTGCGTACAACGAGAATAAATTCGTCACATATATCAAAAGCCAGGTCTATCAAATGCCAGTAAACATCACTTTTAGGCTCAGAATCAATAATAATCATTGAGTTTCCCTCCCATATAAATTCATTTATAGCATCATACTATGCAAATATGATTATATCACTAATTGTTTATTTTTTGTAACTATTTAGGGTATAGTTAACGGCGCTCTCTTGAGCGCCGCTATAATACCCTCCAAAACAGGTAATCCGTTCTTTCTAATTGTAGAGATGTAAGCTCTAATTCTGCAGAAAGCTTCCGCTCCTTGTATAGTTCTGAAAGTTCCTGATATTTTCTGCTGTAATTTCATCATCCTGATATCTCTTTCTGCTTGATTATTCTCAAACGGAACTTTCAAATCTGTCAGGAATCTCAGAATATTTTCTTTGTGTTCTATAAACCTATCTAGCAGATTCCTTGCTTTTGTTTTTGGATTTTTTCCACGTTTTCCTTTCTTTTCAGGATTTAGAGATTGTGGATTTTCTTCAATTCCTTTAATTATGATAGCATCGAACCTTTCTTCCAATGCTTTAATTTGCTCAAAATCCAGTTCTTTGACTTGATCCTTGCATTCGTCGGTATACTTTTTCATCTCAGTGAGCAATTCATTCATTTCTTTAGCCCACTGCTGTTTATAGTTCTCTTCAATTCCAGTAAGTTCTCTCTGTAAATGAGCATTACAGAGAGCATGATCACAGTCATAAACGTTGTAAGGTTTCCATCCGTCGTGAACTGCTACTCCCTTAAACTCCGGAAGAATACCCATAGCGTCTATTGCTTCTGCTCCTCTTTTTGAGTGAGGTAAATAACAGGTGTATTTCTCATTAGAAGCTACATGAAGCCAGTGTCTTTTTCCTTCAATCTTCATACCAGTTTCATCAAAATTGATTACAGGCGAGGCTAATAACTTCTCTCTAATAACGTTTTCAAATTCCTCTAAATTCTGGAAACATTCTCTTTCTGCTCTAATTATCGTAGCAGGACAGATTTTTATTCCCATTATGTCCTCAAAAAATTCGGAAATTCTTTCATAGGGGATAAAATGGTGATTTTTACAGTAAATAGCTGAAGCTAAAATATTTGGACCATACTGAACTGGATATTTAACTGATTCAGGAAAAACAGCTTTATTTATTTTTCCACAGTAAGGGCAGGTCTTTATCTGACTTTTGTGTTCTGTAACAATCAGATTTACAGGAGGAATATCAAAGACCTGTCTTTTCTCATAGGCTTCAACTTCAACATTCTCAAGAGTATGGCCACATTCTTTGCAGCAACTCAAAGAATGTTCTATTACCTACTCAGGATGATCAACCATTTCAAGAGTTGTTCCTGGATGACCATCTTGACCTCCAGGTTTTTTGCCACTCTTTTTACGGAGACTCTTGGGGTTAGGTTTCTCCTTGATAAAAAAATCAGTAGAAGGAGGGCGACTGCTGTTACGACTGTTTTGGTTTAAACGAGATTCTAATACCTTTACACGTTCTTCGAGTTCAGCAATACGAATAGATTGTTCTTCTATGATAGTCTCAAGCCTCTGGATTACAGAAATTACAGCTTCAGGACCAGCGTCATAAATGATAAGAATCTCTTCACGTGTAAGCATAATAACGAAAGGAAATAGGATTCAATTTATATGCAATTTTTCCTCGAAAAGAGGAAAAATTGTAGCCTTTCAAAGGCTCTACCTGAATAGTTACTATTTTTTTTAAATTATACAGGGATATTCTGGCAAAAGGCAATATATCCGTATAAAATTATTTTGTCATTAAGTACTTAGTTGTTAAGTACATAACTCTTAATATTTCTTATTTATTTTTGCTTGTTTTTATTTGTGTCAAAAATAAATCTAAATGAAACCAAAACCTAAAATAACTTCAAAAGCTATTATTTGTCAGGGTGAAAATTTATGACCAGCGAACTCGAAACTCCTGAATGCTGCCCTCGATTTGACCCCGCCCCCTGGGACGGAAAACTCTTTGAATGGGACAATAAAAGGTTCATCAAGGATTCGGTTACCACACAGTTTTTTGCACCTCTGAATTTTGGAGAAGTAATAATGAGGATGAACGAAAAAGTTGCAAGCGCTGGAGCGGAAATGCCTGACTGGCTCTGCCTTTCGGATCACACTTCGGAAAGCAGTATGGACATTTATCTGGCTGTTGATAGAGAAGTAGCCGGAGCTGAAAACGTAACCCTGAGTGGAAAGTTTCTGACCAGAGCATACGAGGGAGATTTCGAAAAAACAGGGGAATGGTGTGCGGACTTTGAAGGTTACGCAAAAAGCCAGGGTCTTGAAATTAAAAAATGGTATATGTGGTACACTACCTGTCCGGCCTGCGCTGAAAAATATGGAAAAAATTATGTGGTGGTTGTTGGAGAAGTGCAGTAAATCTTTAACAATAAATAGATATCTAACAGACTGTTTATTTAAAATCTGTCCGTTTACTGGAACTAACTATTTATTGCAAACCAGACTGTTCATTGCAAACAGGACCGTTTATTGTTAACTAAACTGTTTATTGCAGACCTGATTGTTTATTCAGAGAACTTCAACTTAAAAACGGTTAAAACTATTTTTTTCAATATTATAGGGCCTGCATCAGTAACAAACTGCCTTTTCGTTCAGGTGTCATCTCTCTGCTGTGTGATGACCGCTTTCATGATGAGAACTTTTTGCCTCTTTGCGAACTTTCATAAACAATAAGGTACAATAATAATTTGGGGGAATTATTGTGTCTAAAACCATGAAAATTGTAGGTCTAGCCTTAGCAACAACAGGACTCGCTTATGCTGTAAAAAAATTCATGCATAAGGAACATCGTTCAGACTGGCATAAAGTAAAAGTAGAAGGAGAAGCAGAAAAAAGAACCGGTACAAGGTACGGTTCTAATCCGATTAAATATTAAATCGAGTATAAATTTAAGTTTTTTAATAAATTTGAGTTTTTTACTTTACTTTTTTACTTTATTTTTATTATTTTACTTTTTAATCTATTTTTCTTCATCTTCCTTTTTAACTTTATTTTAATTTATTTTGTATTATTTGAGTACCAGTTAGATATCTGGACTTAATCTTAATCTTCAGCCTTTTCTCTCGAGGGCTGCTCACCTGGTTCGCAGGCTTTCACAATTTATCTTTTTATACCTTATCAACCTGGATATTGAATGCAGCAGAATTCCTGTAAAAGACATAAAGATCCCTGTAAGAGTTAACAAAAATATCCAGATTGCGGACCCCAGATCAAAACTTCCACCCGGATAAGCTGTCATTATAAGATTAAGGCTCATATTCAGCCCTCCTGCCATAAGAATAAAGCCTGGCAGAGTGAAAAAATATAGAGGCTTATCAAATTCCATACCGTTAAAAGTTGTAAATAGATTACTCATTCCATTTCTTATAGGGTTTACCGCCGAGCGGCTTACTTCACGCATTTGAGCTACGTTTTGAATCATAAAATCGCCTTCCAGATATTTGATAATTGTTGAACACCCTTATTGGACCAATTTTTTTGGGATGAAGATACTTCATAATATAAAAACCCATCTGAAAGAAAAGACCAGAGTAAAAATACATAGGCTGGAAAAGCAGAGGAGTATGTAAAATATGGAAATTCTTTGCCCTTAATCCATTTTAAAAATTATCAATAAACCGGAGCTTTTCCTTAAGAAAAGTTTACTTTTCTGAACTGAAAAACAGGCTACTCGGTTGTAATAAAGGTGTGGTTAACCGTCTAACCAGGCGTCATTTATAATCAGCCGGTTTAACTCCCAGCCACATTATAAAATAACTACATTATAAAATAACCACATTATGAAATAACCACATTATGAAATAACCGCACTATGAAATAACCAAGCTATAAGAACGTGAATTATTTTTTCTCCTGACCTTTTCCTGTATTTTTCCTGCTTTCTTTGCCTCTTCGCTCTTTTACCTGATCCCGGTTTTTCTCATCACCTTTTTCTTCTGGCTTTTCCCCTGCCTTTTTACTTCTCCTGACCTTTTCCTCTCTCTTCTCTCTTCCCTGCTCTCCTGTTCTCTTTATTATCTCAGTTGTAGGCTCTTTCCGCGTCCAGACGCTCTTCCTCGGTTCCGGCTTTTTCTCTTCCATTTCTTCTTCCTCGTCTTCGAGGCCGATTCCGAGTTTGGAGCTTACGGCATTTCTGGCTTTTCTTGCGTCTGCATGTTCCGGATCGATTCTGATGGCTCTCTCAAGGGCTCCAAGGGCTTCTTCGTCCTTATCCAGTCCTGAAAGAGCAACACCTTTACAGTACCAGGCGTCGGCAGAATCTGGCTTTATTGTGATAGCTTTATTACAGGGATCAAGTGCTTTTTTGTATTTGCCAAGCCTGAGGTGTACCATTGCTTTTCCGGTCCATGTCTTTGCATTATCAGGGTTTATTTTGAGAGCAGAGTCATAGGCGATTATGGATTCAACCGGCCTGTCCAGGCTGTAGAGAGCAAAGGCTTTTCCCTCCCAGGCTCGTGCCATATTCGGTTTTATTTTCAGGGCGGCATCATAAGCCTGTATGGCTTCTTCATATCTTCCAAGGGCAGAAAGAGCAGAGCCTTTCGCGTGCCATGCACCTGCAAGCCTGGAATTGGAAGCAAGGGCTTTTTCAGAAGCTTCAAGGGCTTTTTCTTGCTGACCGAGCCTGCAGAGAACTGAAGTTTTCAGGTTCCAGGCTTTGTCGCTGTCAGGTTTTATTTCAAGCAGCATGTCAAAAGCTTTCAGGGCATCTTCTTCTCTGTTAAGCTGGAGGAGCACGAAACCCTTTTCATAGATGTAAGACGGGTTTTTGGGGTCTATCTCAAGGGCTTTTTCAAAGGATTCCAGGGAATCCCTGTACATTCTGTGCTTCAGGTACACCGAGGCTTTTCCCGCCCATGCGCCTGCATCATCAGGGTTTTTCTCAAGGGTTTTTTCATACGGTTTGAGGGACTTATTCAGGCGGTCATAGACTGTCTCACCAGCATTATCAGCCCTTTCCGTAGCTTTTCTTCCTGTCTTTCCGGTTTTACCTGTTTTATATGCTCTATCAGGTTTTCCTGTCTTTCCTGCCCTGCCTGTTCTGCCGGGTCTATCTACCTTTTTTCCTCTATTTTCATCAGAATCATTTGCCATAGTATCGGTCCCATTTAATTGTTCTGGAGTGGTATCTCGTAAATGAAAATCAGTAAATGCCCAGCCTCCCCTGAAGGGCGTATTCTCTGGTTTATATTTCGGGAAATCTTATTTCAAACTCCGTTCTCTTATTTTAAGCTGATCCTGTTAGTCATCTAAATAATAATTCTGAATTACTGATCAGAAACTTAATCCTCAGAAAGGACGAACCCCTTTCACATGTATATCTGATCTCTTCATCCTTTTTCATTTAAATAGTATTCATTAGACTGGAATTTATTGCTGATAAACTGGAATTTATTGCTGGTAAACTGGAATTTATTGCTGGTAAAATAGTCACCGCAACGATAATCATATGAATCTTACATGAATCCCGGCAGAATAGAAGCTTTTGTTCTGAGCCCGGGCATCAGGATCATTAAAGGTATTGACAAAGTCCATGCAGTTACGGGAGGCTTTTATCAGAATGGGCAAATATCTAATTTTATCAAGCCCACAATTGGTGAAATAAAAGAACTGGTCCTGATTATGTCGCGCCCGTGTACCGACTGGCCGGAAAGCAATAAACAGGTTTACTGAAGAGATGCCGGCAAAATTTCTTTCCCGGTACTGCCGACACTGCTATATTTTTCTGGCTGATGCCGCTAACTTTTAAAATGCTAAAGTTTACGATGGCAGAATACAGGTTGATTTGAAAAGAAACAGGCACGTTAAACACGATTATTATTTGAACAATATTCCCCTATTCATTATAAATTAATTTTTTTCAAGACAAAACATTATTTAATTTTATTATATTAATGACTTTATACGGGCACTTATGTCCATACATGTTTTATGTTCCCTGTCCGCTGAAAACTATGGAAATTATTAATCAAAACAGACTAACGTTTTCATTAAAACGAAAGAGTTAAATACATCACATGTATAATATATATCATCTGAATAATAACTCAGGCGGGTTTCTGGCATATTGCCCGTGTGAGTACCAGCAATACAACCTCCGTGGCAGGGAAAAGGGTTCCACTCCTTACCTTCTCCCTGCCAGCATAAACTTTTTTAATAATATTTAATAAATGATCTTTGAAAAGGAGTCAAAAAGTAATAATTATCTTCTGGATTAAATATTTGCAGAGATCCCCAGATAGTTGTTTTAAGTTATTGGGTTTTATTACCTGCAGGCTATAAAAAGTTAGAACTGGAAGCGAATCAATCAAATATATTTTTCTGAAAGACAGACATGTAAACGATCCGCGTAAATAGATAGAAATAAAAAATCCGGAAAAAGTAGAGAAAAAAATAATAAATAAGGTTTCGGGGGCTCTCCCTTTTACAGGCCTGAATAAACTTTTTTCTGTATCTCCTTTATTTCGTGAAGTTTTTCTATATTTTCACTGGTCTCTGCAATATCTGTAAATTTAAAGCTTTCAAGAGCCATTTCCGCAACAATAGGGGAATTGGTAAGGGCTTTTTCTTCAGCCTGTATTTTCAAGCTTTCAAGAGCCCACTGGCTCTGGAGTGCAGCCTCACGGAGACCCTTCTTTAAGGCGATCTTTCCCGTTTCTTCAATAGAAAGGGCTACGGAACTCAGGGCTTCGTCAAAGTATTTTTCTGCAGCAAGCCCGCCTATTTCTTCAAGCAGCAGAAGAGTGTTGATGGTTTCGGTTTCCAGTTTTTCTGCAGCTTCTTTTTTTCCTGCTTCTCCAAGACAGGTTACTGCATTAAGCAGAGCTTCTTCCATACCCTGTCCCGCTGCAGCAGCTCCTATGTCTTTTAAGAGCAGGGAAAAAGCAAACAATTCTTCACGGTCTTTGTTTTCAGGATATGAAAAGTTCCATATTTCCATTAAGGTTGTGGCAGCTACTTTTGAGCCCGCTTCCATAGAGTTTGATGCTGCTACTTTCCCCAGTTTTCCTGTTGCTACTGTTGCTCTGTTCAGAGCCATCACATGTCCTTTTTTTGCAGCTGCTTTTGCCAGTTTTCCGAGGGCAAGGACTGAACTGATCGTAACAAGTTCCATACCTTCCTGTGTAGCCGCCTGTGCAATATCCGAAATCGACAGGATAACTCTTGCAGCATCTGCCTCTTCATTTTCAGAAATGAAACCTTCTGCAATTCCTGTAAGGGAATCAAGGGCCTGGAAAACTCTGCTCTCGTTTCTCTCCTCAACTGAGGATATGCCTGCATCGACCGCCTCTGCTTCGTTTA
This window of the Methanosarcina mazei S-6 genome carries:
- a CDS encoding hydrolase, with product MTSELETPECCPRFDPAPWDGKLFEWDNKRFIKDSVTTQFFAPLNFGEVIMRMNEKVASAGAEMPDWLCLSDHTSESSMDIYLAVDREVAGAENVTLSGKFLTRAYEGDFEKTGEWCADFEGYAKSQGLEIKKWYMWYTTCPACAEKYGKNYVVVVGEVQ
- a CDS encoding tetratricopeptide repeat protein; amino-acid sequence: MANDSDENRGKKVDRPGRTGRAGKTGKPDRAYKTGKTGKTGRKATERADNAGETVYDRLNKSLKPYEKTLEKNPDDAGAWAGKASVYLKHRMYRDSLESFEKALEIDPKNPSYIYEKGFVLLQLNREEDALKAFDMLLEIKPDSDKAWNLKTSVLCRLGQQEKALEASEKALASNSRLAGAWHAKGSALSALGRYEEAIQAYDAALKIKPNMARAWEGKAFALYSLDRPVESIIAYDSALKINPDNAKTWTGKAMVHLRLGKYKKALDPCNKAITIKPDSADAWYCKGVALSGLDKDEEALGALERAIRIDPEHADARKARNAVSSKLGIGLEDEEEEMEEKKPEPRKSVWTRKEPTTEIIKRTGEQGREKREEKVRRSKKAGEKPEEKGDEKNRDQVKERRGKESRKNTGKGQEKK